The proteins below are encoded in one region of Metabacillus dongyingensis:
- the hmpA gene encoding NO-inducible flavohemoprotein — translation MLDDKTINIVQSTAPVLKENSKEIGKRFYKLLFEKAPDLLNIFNQTNQKRGLQQEALGYAVYAAGEYITNLDAIKPVIERISQKHRAIGIKPEQYPVVGETLLQAVKDVLGDNATDEIIEAWGKAYGYISDAFISLEKKLYEESEQQPGGWEGYRTFYVDKKVKESDEVTSFYLKSKDGEAISSYKAGQYLTIRAEIPGEQYTHIRHYSLSEAPGKDYYRISVKREDEHGNSPDGIVSNYLHDQIQSGDTLQFSAPAGDFVIRKDNVPIVLISGGIGITPLLSMLNTIAEEKLSRQVTFIHATSNSKTHAFREHVKELENNFDYLKSYVCYNSPTVEDKKAKNYDKEGHIDLNFLQSLLPTKEADFYFCGSIPFMEAIIKALNEWEVPKEHIHYEVFRPVAMLGEEDMNL, via the coding sequence ATGCTTGATGATAAAACCATTAATATTGTACAATCAACCGCCCCTGTTTTAAAAGAGAATAGTAAAGAAATAGGAAAAAGATTTTACAAGCTATTATTTGAAAAAGCTCCAGACTTACTTAACATCTTCAACCAAACGAATCAAAAAAGAGGTCTTCAGCAGGAAGCATTAGGATATGCCGTTTATGCAGCTGGAGAATACATTACAAATCTGGATGCTATTAAACCAGTAATTGAAAGGATTTCTCAAAAACACCGTGCCATTGGAATAAAACCTGAACAATATCCAGTTGTAGGTGAAACGTTACTTCAAGCAGTAAAAGATGTTCTTGGTGATAATGCAACAGATGAAATTATTGAAGCGTGGGGTAAAGCATATGGATATATATCAGACGCTTTTATTAGTCTGGAGAAAAAACTTTATGAAGAATCAGAACAACAACCAGGAGGTTGGGAAGGATATCGGACTTTTTATGTAGATAAAAAAGTAAAGGAAAGTGATGAGGTCACATCATTTTATTTAAAGTCCAAAGATGGAGAAGCAATATCTTCGTATAAAGCTGGTCAATATCTTACGATCAGGGCAGAAATCCCTGGAGAGCAATACACGCATATTCGTCATTACAGCCTATCTGAGGCACCTGGTAAAGATTACTATCGCATCAGCGTTAAGCGTGAAGATGAGCATGGAAATTCTCCAGATGGAATTGTTTCAAACTATCTGCATGATCAGATTCAATCTGGTGATACACTGCAATTTTCCGCACCTGCTGGTGATTTTGTTATCCGCAAAGATAATGTACCAATTGTGCTGATTAGTGGAGGAATTGGAATTACTCCTTTATTAAGCATGTTAAATACAATCGCAGAAGAAAAACTATCACGTCAAGTTACGTTCATTCATGCTACAAGTAACAGCAAAACACATGCTTTTAGAGAACATGTGAAGGAATTAGAAAACAACTTTGATTACTTAAAGTCATATGTTTGTTATAATTCACCAACTGTAGAGGATAAAAAAGCAAAAAATTATGATAAAGAAGGTCATATTGACTTGAACTTCCTGCAATCCTTACTTCCTACAAAAGAAGCTGATTTTTATTTCTGCGGTTCAATTCCGTTTATGGAAGCGATAATTAAAGCCTTAAATGAATGGGAAGTTCCGAAAGAACATATACACTACGAGGTTTTTCGTCCAGTGGCAATGTTGGGGGAAGAAGACATGAACCTGTGA
- the mutL gene encoding DNA mismatch repair endonuclease MutL, which yields MGKIIRLDDSLSNKIAAGEVVERPASVVKELTENSIDAGSTVIEIHIEEAGLSKIRIIDNGDGILPEDCLNAFHRHATSKIKDENDLFRIRTLGFRGEALPSIASVSHVELKTSTGSGAGTRMVLSGGKVDIHEAASSRKGSDLTVTNLFFNTPARLKYVKTVHTELGNITDVVNRLALSNPTISFKLTHNGKPMLHTSGNGDVRQVIAGIYGLGIAKKMIPINLQSLDFEVKGYISLPEITRASRNYISTIVNGRFIKNYPLVKAIQQGYHTLLPIGRFPIVFLEINMDPILVDVNVHPAKMEVRLSKEAELNDLITAGIKDAFSHQKLIPEAVLPKRKEKSFDEQQTFSFSHAEKKPLSAASLPQVMEKPVIEAAEALEPEEKIIEQSSPVIEEEFEVYDEQPADYHEELLTTESEPRVPVLYPIGQMHGTYILAQNETGLYIIDQHAAQERINYEYFKEKVGQVATEVQELLVPITMHYSADEALIINEKMQALGEVGIFLEPFGGNSFIVRSHPQWFPRGEERELIEEIIQEVLDHKQADIKKLREEAAIMMSCKAAIKANHHLRNDEMFALLETLRKSTDPFTCPHGRPIIIHYSTYEMEKMFKRIM from the coding sequence ATGGGGAAAATTATTCGCCTTGACGATTCACTATCAAATAAGATAGCTGCAGGAGAAGTTGTCGAACGTCCGGCTTCTGTTGTAAAAGAGTTAACGGAAAATAGTATAGACGCCGGCAGCACTGTCATTGAAATTCATATAGAAGAAGCGGGTTTAAGCAAAATCCGCATCATAGACAATGGAGACGGCATTCTGCCTGAAGATTGTCTGAACGCTTTTCACAGGCATGCTACAAGCAAAATCAAAGATGAAAACGACCTTTTCCGGATCCGGACTCTTGGTTTCCGGGGAGAGGCCCTGCCGAGTATCGCGTCTGTTTCCCATGTTGAATTAAAAACAAGCACAGGGTCTGGTGCAGGCACGAGAATGGTGCTTTCAGGAGGAAAGGTAGACATCCATGAAGCTGCTTCAAGCAGAAAAGGAAGCGACCTTACTGTTACGAATTTATTTTTCAACACACCAGCCCGTTTAAAATATGTCAAAACAGTTCATACCGAGCTTGGCAACATTACAGATGTTGTCAATCGCCTGGCATTGTCCAATCCAACTATTTCTTTCAAGCTGACTCATAACGGAAAGCCAATGCTGCATACGAGCGGGAACGGTGATGTGCGCCAAGTCATAGCGGGCATTTATGGACTGGGCATTGCAAAAAAAATGATTCCTATTAACTTACAGTCTCTTGATTTTGAAGTGAAAGGCTATATATCTCTTCCTGAAATCACCAGAGCATCAAGAAACTATATATCAACGATCGTAAATGGCAGATTTATTAAAAACTATCCGCTTGTAAAAGCCATTCAGCAAGGCTATCATACCCTGCTTCCAATCGGCCGGTTTCCAATTGTCTTTCTGGAAATTAATATGGATCCTATTTTAGTCGACGTAAACGTTCACCCTGCCAAAATGGAAGTCCGGCTAAGCAAAGAGGCTGAATTAAATGATCTGATTACTGCTGGAATTAAAGACGCATTTTCGCATCAAAAGCTGATTCCTGAAGCCGTCTTGCCGAAGCGGAAAGAAAAAAGCTTTGATGAACAGCAAACATTTTCGTTCAGTCATGCTGAGAAAAAACCACTATCAGCAGCATCTCTTCCGCAAGTAATGGAAAAGCCAGTGATTGAAGCAGCAGAAGCTCTAGAACCAGAAGAAAAGATCATCGAACAAAGTTCTCCAGTTATTGAGGAGGAATTTGAAGTTTATGATGAACAGCCAGCTGATTATCATGAAGAACTGTTAACGACAGAATCTGAACCGAGAGTGCCTGTACTTTATCCAATAGGCCAAATGCATGGAACATATATCCTCGCTCAAAATGAGACTGGATTATACATTATCGATCAGCACGCGGCTCAGGAGAGAATCAATTATGAATACTTTAAAGAAAAAGTAGGACAAGTTGCTACGGAAGTTCAAGAGCTCCTAGTCCCGATTACCATGCACTATTCTGCAGATGAAGCCCTGATCATCAATGAGAAAATGCAGGCATTGGGTGAAGTCGGAATCTTCCTTGAGCCCTTTGGGGGAAATAGTTTTATCGTGCGTTCTCACCCTCAATGGTTTCCACGCGGAGAAGAACGGGAATTAATTGAAGAAATTATTCAGGAAGTGCTCGATCATAAACAGGCGGATATTAAAAAGCTTCGTGAAGAAGCAGCGATTATGATGAGCTGCAAGGCAGCTATAAAAGCAAATCATCATCTTCGCAATGATGAAATGTTTGCTTTGCTTGAAACGCTGAGGAAATCAACAGATCCTTTTACTTGTCCGCACGGAAGACCAATTATTATTCATTATTCGACGTATGAGATGGAAAAGATGTTTAAGCGCATTATGTAG
- a CDS encoding GNAT family N-acetyltransferase, which translates to MSNKQVTLHAFETENIKELHRWLNDSVSISMVGRTPLTFEQTVNHVEKKRQNGDLLLAIKNEEKRLIGWIFLRNIELEHGRASIGILLAPEARGQGYGKPAMEQMIDIGFKQLRLNKIYLTTRGVNEQAISLYKKIGFIVEGQLRKHAFFEGNFYDTYFMGVLASEWGGKINQEGYRQENADLQH; encoded by the coding sequence ATGAGCAATAAACAAGTAACTCTTCATGCATTTGAAACAGAAAATATAAAGGAATTACATCGCTGGTTGAACGACTCTGTTTCCATTTCAATGGTAGGAAGAACACCATTGACTTTTGAACAAACTGTAAATCATGTGGAGAAAAAACGACAAAACGGAGACCTTTTGTTAGCTATTAAAAATGAAGAAAAACGGCTCATCGGATGGATTTTTCTTCGAAATATAGAACTTGAACATGGTAGAGCAAGTATCGGTATCTTGTTAGCCCCTGAAGCTCGTGGCCAAGGTTATGGAAAACCTGCTATGGAGCAAATGATTGACATTGGTTTCAAGCAACTGCGTCTAAATAAAATTTATTTAACAACAAGGGGAGTTAACGAACAAGCAATTAGTTTGTATAAAAAGATTGGATTTATTGTAGAAGGACAGTTAAGGAAGCATGCTTTTTTTGAGGGAAACTTCTATGATACGTATTTTATGGGAGTATTAGCTTCAGAATGGGGTGGCAAAATTAATCAAGAGGGGTATCGTCAGGAAAATGCGGATTTACAACATTAA
- a CDS encoding YmaF family protein: protein MDIPVNGFLYHSDDSDPMHSHKLFITSWDGMPVHTHEFKGITSFDDGHSHQYAGTTEPAPSGIQHTHRYFTFTSIDNRHRHQIRGITGPAIPVQNGGHYHEFSGVTTVDGITPHRHRYSGRTSL, encoded by the coding sequence ATGGATATCCCTGTTAATGGTTTCTTGTATCATTCAGATGATTCAGACCCAATGCATTCCCATAAACTCTTTATAACATCATGGGATGGAATGCCGGTTCATACCCACGAATTTAAAGGCATTACATCTTTTGATGACGGACACAGTCATCAATATGCTGGAACTACTGAACCTGCACCAAGTGGAATCCAACATACACACAGATATTTTACTTTTACATCTATTGATAACAGACATAGACATCAAATACGCGGTATAACTGGACCAGCAATTCCTGTTCAGAATGGTGGTCATTATCATGAATTTAGTGGGGTAACCACTGTCGATGGAATTACACCACATAGACACAGATATAGCGGAAGAACAAGTCTATAA
- a CDS encoding flavin monoamine oxidase family protein — MPKNINYQLSTQQMINIIRNGLKKSQVPKQITIVGAGLAGLVTASLLKEAGHNVAILEASNRVGGRVFTIRSPFSDGLYFNAGAMRIPHSHFLTLEYINKFGLTVNPFINRTPLDILYVNGIKTRLTIFERNPSILNFPIAPNERGKSAEDLWKLAIQPIIDFINQNPTRNWQLVEKEFEDYSLGSFLKSYHYQYGTTFSAGAIDMIGVLLDLEAFMGMSFVEALREEMSFSANRFYEITGGMDLLPRAFLPQLKEDIAFSQRMTKIVQHNNRVTIHSTHQDTLEHSTITGDLAIITIPFSVLRFVEIEPYHSFSYYKRRAIRELNYIGAIKIGIEFKSRFWERHDQYGGKSITDLPIRFTYYPSQGIGTKGPAVVLASYTWADEALTWNGLSNEDRIRYALKNLAEIYGDQVYSEFVSGTSFSWIDNPYSSGAFTAFETGQETDLYPYIAIPEGRVHFAGEHTTLIHGWMQGAIESGIRVAYEVNDMPK; from the coding sequence ATGCCTAAAAACATAAATTATCAATTATCGACGCAACAAATGATTAACATTATTAGAAATGGTCTTAAAAAGTCGCAAGTTCCCAAACAAATTACTATTGTCGGCGCAGGACTAGCAGGACTGGTTACGGCATCTCTATTGAAGGAGGCAGGGCACAACGTTGCAATTCTTGAAGCCAGCAATAGGGTTGGCGGACGTGTCTTTACCATACGATCCCCCTTTAGCGATGGGCTTTATTTTAACGCAGGCGCAATGCGTATTCCTCATAGTCATTTTTTGACATTAGAGTATATTAATAAATTCGGGCTAACCGTAAACCCTTTTATTAACCGAACTCCATTGGATATTCTTTATGTAAATGGAATCAAAACACGTCTTACTATATTTGAACGTAATCCAAGTATTTTAAACTTTCCCATTGCTCCGAATGAACGTGGTAAAAGTGCAGAGGATCTGTGGAAATTAGCTATACAGCCAATTATCGATTTCATTAACCAAAACCCAACTAGAAATTGGCAACTCGTAGAAAAAGAATTTGAAGACTATTCGCTGGGTTCTTTCTTAAAATCTTACCATTATCAATATGGAACGACTTTTTCAGCTGGAGCAATTGATATGATCGGTGTACTTCTTGACTTAGAAGCATTTATGGGAATGTCATTTGTTGAAGCTTTGCGAGAAGAAATGTCCTTTAGCGCAAATCGTTTCTATGAGATAACCGGCGGCATGGATCTGCTGCCAAGGGCATTTCTTCCGCAATTAAAAGAAGACATTGCATTCTCTCAAAGGATGACGAAAATTGTCCAACATAACAACAGAGTAACTATCCATTCCACCCATCAGGACACCTTAGAGCACTCCACCATAACGGGTGATCTTGCCATCATAACCATTCCCTTTTCAGTGTTGCGATTTGTGGAAATTGAACCATACCATTCTTTTTCCTATTACAAACGGAGAGCGATTCGGGAACTGAACTATATAGGCGCAATAAAAATCGGTATCGAGTTTAAAAGCAGGTTTTGGGAAAGGCATGATCAATATGGCGGTAAATCCATAACAGACCTGCCGATTCGATTCACTTATTACCCAAGTCAAGGGATTGGTACAAAAGGACCTGCTGTGGTTTTGGCAAGCTATACATGGGCGGACGAGGCTTTAACTTGGAACGGGCTATCAAACGAAGATCGCATTCGCTATGCTTTAAAGAACTTAGCTGAAATATACGGAGACCAAGTCTATTCTGAGTTTGTATCAGGAACTTCCTTTAGCTGGATAGATAATCCATATTCTTCTGGTGCTTTCACGGCTTTTGAAACGGGTCAGGAAACCGATCTATATCCTTATATTGCTATACCTGAAGGAAGAGTGCACTTTGCCGGTGAACATACTACTCTTATCCACGGTTGGATGCAAGGCGCAATTGAATCCGGAATACGGGTTGCTTATGAAGTGAATGACATGCCAAAGTAA
- a CDS encoding SAM-dependent methyltransferase, with amino-acid sequence MDRNRYSAIAHQSHTFYNPINPSKIDKVIELLALKDNDKVIDIGAGKGEILLRIIERYKSKCIAIEKYGDFTEQLQINAKNRGVLNNIEIITEDAKVAINTINEQFDVAICIGSTHALGGLHETLDTLRKCVKKGGYVLIGEGYWKQQPSNEYLEALGGAEESELLSHFENVKVGEKLGLIPLWSYTTNDDEWDEYEWLYAMSIENYCYEHPDDPDCDAMLQKIRTWRSTYLKWGRDTLGFGIYLFRNM; translated from the coding sequence ATGGATAGAAACAGATATTCAGCAATAGCCCATCAAAGCCATACTTTTTATAATCCGATTAATCCATCAAAAATAGACAAAGTTATTGAGTTACTTGCTTTAAAAGATAATGACAAAGTAATTGATATAGGTGCTGGGAAAGGTGAAATTCTTCTTCGGATTATTGAAAGGTACAAATCTAAATGTATTGCTATCGAGAAATATGGTGATTTCACAGAACAACTTCAAATAAATGCTAAAAATAGAGGGGTTTTAAATAATATTGAAATCATTACAGAAGATGCTAAAGTAGCAATTAACACAATAAATGAGCAGTTTGATGTAGCGATTTGTATTGGTTCAACTCACGCATTAGGCGGATTGCATGAAACGTTGGATACGCTGAGGAAGTGTGTAAAAAAGGGTGGATATGTGCTCATCGGTGAAGGCTACTGGAAGCAGCAGCCAAGTAACGAATATTTGGAGGCGCTCGGAGGAGCGGAAGAATCCGAATTACTAAGCCACTTCGAGAATGTGAAGGTTGGCGAAAAACTAGGCCTAATTCCACTCTGGTCTTACACTACTAACGACGATGAATGGGATGAATACGAGTGGCTTTATGCTATGTCCATTGAGAATTATTGCTACGAACATCCTGATGATCCAGATTGCGATGCAATGTTACAAAAGATCCGGACTTGGAGAAGTACATATCTGAAATGGGGCAGAGATACCCTTGGATTTGGGATATATCTTTTTAGGAATATGTAA
- a CDS encoding LacI family DNA-binding transcriptional regulator yields the protein MANIKDIAKMAGVSVTTVSRVINNHPYVSFEKREAVLRAIEVSKYEKNINAVHLSKGKTFLIGIAIPFSNHPFFALIVEGIANEALNNNYKLVLFQTNYEEFREIEALDMLKQKQIDALIICSRICQWDTIDAYLDYGPIIFCEDTRDKKVSSIFMDHYKSFSKALEYLHFKGHRKVGICVGRRTGFNGEQRILAYRDFLNKINEPFESEYIFSDCYDFENGEEIVQRLINMNNPPSALLVSNDQVAAGIVTCSKEKRISIPHELAIIGFDNQPIAKIMNITTIEIPLVEMGRKLFLRAINNKNISQEEISVKLVERLTV from the coding sequence ATGGCAAACATTAAGGATATAGCAAAGATGGCCGGAGTCTCAGTTACAACCGTATCCCGTGTGATAAATAATCATCCATATGTAAGCTTTGAAAAAAGGGAAGCCGTTTTGCGTGCCATTGAGGTAAGCAAATATGAAAAAAATATAAATGCTGTCCATTTGAGTAAAGGGAAAACCTTCCTTATAGGTATTGCTATTCCATTTTCAAATCATCCATTTTTTGCTTTGATAGTCGAGGGAATAGCGAATGAAGCATTGAATAATAACTATAAGCTTGTTCTTTTCCAAACTAATTATGAGGAATTTAGGGAAATTGAAGCGTTAGATATGTTAAAACAAAAGCAAATAGATGCTTTAATCATTTGTTCTAGAATTTGTCAATGGGACACTATAGATGCTTATTTAGACTATGGTCCGATAATCTTTTGTGAAGATACAAGAGATAAAAAAGTATCTTCAATCTTTATGGATCATTATAAAAGTTTCTCCAAAGCGTTAGAGTATTTGCATTTTAAAGGTCATAGAAAGGTTGGCATATGTGTAGGGAGAAGAACGGGATTCAACGGTGAACAAAGAATATTAGCCTACAGGGATTTTCTGAATAAAATCAACGAACCTTTTGAATCAGAATATATTTTCTCTGATTGTTATGATTTCGAAAACGGGGAGGAGATTGTTCAAAGATTAATAAATATGAATAATCCTCCCTCTGCTTTATTGGTTTCTAATGACCAAGTAGCTGCAGGAATTGTTACATGCAGTAAGGAAAAACGAATTTCAATACCGCATGAACTGGCAATTATAGGATTTGATAATCAGCCTATAGCTAAAATAATGAATATCACTACAATTGAAATACCTTTAGTGGAGATGGGAAGAAAATTATTTCTTCGGGCAATCAATAATAAAAATATTTCTCAGGAAGAAATATCAGTGAAATTAGTCGAACGACTAACGGTATAG
- a CDS encoding DinB family protein produces MQKVAEGISHWIKTLPEEYNSMSEEEISNRPLPNKWSKKEILGHLCDSAINNIERFIKIQYEEQVYVIQSYNQDQWVTVQNYQDRTLDEIVNLFQTLNKQIVNIVKNVPNEKLSNLCDIGNNQHKTLEWLIQDYLGHMEHHIHNQILIENSDF; encoded by the coding sequence ATGCAAAAGGTAGCTGAGGGAATAAGTCATTGGATAAAAACATTACCAGAAGAGTACAACTCTATGTCTGAAGAAGAAATTTCAAATCGGCCATTACCAAATAAATGGTCAAAAAAAGAAATTTTAGGACATCTATGTGACTCTGCGATAAATAATATTGAGAGGTTTATAAAAATTCAATATGAAGAACAAGTTTATGTTATTCAATCGTATAATCAAGACCAATGGGTAACGGTTCAGAATTATCAAGATAGAACACTTGATGAAATAGTAAACCTTTTTCAGACGTTAAATAAGCAAATTGTTAATATTGTTAAGAATGTTCCTAACGAAAAGCTATCCAACCTTTGTGACATAGGAAATAATCAACATAAAACACTGGAGTGGCTTATACAAGATTATCTTGGGCATATGGAACACCATATTCACAATCAAATCTTGATTGAAAATAGCGACTTTTAA